The nucleotide sequence TCTTATTGAACAATTGCTACTTATTCTAAAAGTAGTGTAAATGTAACAAATAGCTTGTTCATCTTTATTGTGGATATGTAGTTGGTACTTCGTATATGCACAATGTGGTATTTGAATGAGATTCATcaattatgtataaaaataaattaagaattttctatcttcttttctttaCTTCCACCTAATACATCAGCACTAACTTCCTGGAGATCTATTTTTTGATCTTTCATTgctttctgaaaaaaaaataaatgaattataatttgATCCAGTTTTAAAACTATTAGAGAAACTAACCTTTACACATTGTTGATAAACTTTGAATAAGGGGGCACACATGGAATCGTTAGTACTACCTCTCAAAAAATGTTCCGAAAACCATGTATTAAAACATGCATCGTACTCTTTTTTTA is from Diorhabda sublineata isolate icDioSubl1.1 chromosome 1, icDioSubl1.1, whole genome shotgun sequence and encodes:
- the LOC130445009 gene encoding TP53-regulated inhibitor of apoptosis 1-like, which gives rise to MNSIGEACNDLKKEYDACFNTWFSEHFLRGSTNDSMCAPLFKVYQQCVKKAMKDQKIDLQEVSADVLGGSKEKKIENS